In the genome of Saccharomonospora viridis DSM 43017, one region contains:
- a CDS encoding AMP-dependent synthetase/ligase, with protein MTTQPSVAAQIEGQTIAKLLRRNATEFADLPALTSLDDPDSPTLSWAEVREQAAAVAHGLADLGLRSGQRMIIMSPSRPEHIIADLAATNLAAIPCTAYSTLSSEQIRYVVNHSAAPIAVVAGEEELTRWRPVLDELPALRHIIILDDDTDDITAEDERFVSYAKLRERGTALHAQSPSTFEQWTDEIGPDDPLSMIYTSGTTGTPKGVVLSHRNAIHEAVAVYALHNAPPHISNIAYLPLAHIAERELSIYMPVVHAGHVHTLADPGDIASALSRVRPDSLFGVPRVWEKMVAGMKSMLTGVPGDRREALLAANELLQTGYKLRSEGKEVPQELADRIAETDRTVLAPIRQMLGLDGLIFASSGAAALPLEVLYFIAGLGVEIHEVWGLSETAGAVTSNCADAFKAGTVGRPIADVEVKVADDGELLVRGPIVFLGYLQEDGTIESATDADGWFATGDIGSMDDDGFVTITDRKKELIITSGGKNIAPTKIESLLKEHPLIGQAIAIGDNRPYLTALIVLDDEMAPSWAAARGIESDDLATLAEHPAVRAEIDRAVDAANERLARVEQVKRYRLLTETWTPDSGELTPTLKLKRRVIVDRYHSDIEALYRN; from the coding sequence TTGACCACTCAGCCATCCGTCGCAGCCCAGATCGAGGGCCAGACCATCGCCAAGCTGCTCCGCCGCAATGCCACCGAGTTCGCCGACCTACCGGCCCTGACCTCCCTGGACGATCCCGACAGCCCCACGCTGAGCTGGGCGGAAGTACGCGAACAGGCCGCCGCCGTCGCGCACGGACTCGCCGACCTCGGCCTCCGCTCGGGCCAACGCATGATCATCATGTCGCCCAGTCGCCCCGAGCACATCATCGCCGATCTGGCCGCCACCAACCTCGCGGCCATCCCCTGCACCGCGTACTCGACGTTGAGCAGCGAACAAATCCGTTACGTGGTCAACCACAGCGCCGCTCCGATCGCGGTCGTCGCGGGTGAGGAGGAACTGACTCGATGGCGCCCGGTGCTCGACGAGTTACCGGCCTTGCGCCACATCATCATCCTCGATGACGACACCGACGACATCACTGCCGAGGATGAACGGTTCGTCTCCTATGCGAAGCTGCGGGAACGCGGAACCGCCCTCCACGCGCAATCCCCGTCGACGTTCGAACAGTGGACCGACGAGATCGGACCCGACGACCCGCTGTCGATGATCTACACGTCGGGCACCACGGGCACTCCCAAGGGAGTGGTGCTTTCCCACCGCAACGCCATTCACGAAGCCGTCGCCGTGTATGCGCTCCACAACGCGCCCCCACACATCTCGAACATCGCCTACCTGCCGCTCGCACACATCGCCGAACGCGAACTGTCGATCTACATGCCCGTGGTGCACGCCGGCCACGTCCACACGCTCGCCGACCCGGGCGACATCGCCAGCGCACTCAGCCGGGTTCGGCCCGACTCGCTCTTCGGCGTGCCCAGGGTGTGGGAGAAGATGGTGGCAGGGATGAAGAGCATGCTCACCGGCGTGCCCGGCGACCGGCGTGAAGCCCTGTTGGCCGCCAACGAACTGCTACAAACGGGCTACAAACTGCGTAGCGAGGGCAAAGAGGTACCGCAGGAGCTGGCGGACCGCATCGCGGAAACCGACCGCACCGTGCTCGCCCCCATCCGGCAGATGCTGGGCCTGGACGGACTGATCTTCGCCTCCAGCGGCGCGGCCGCGCTCCCTCTCGAGGTGCTGTACTTCATCGCGGGTCTCGGGGTCGAGATCCATGAGGTGTGGGGCCTGTCGGAGACCGCGGGTGCCGTCACGAGCAACTGCGCCGACGCCTTCAAAGCCGGGACGGTGGGTCGCCCGATCGCCGATGTCGAGGTCAAAGTCGCCGACGACGGTGAGTTGTTGGTCCGGGGCCCCATCGTGTTCCTCGGCTACCTGCAGGAGGACGGAACGATCGAATCGGCCACCGACGCCGACGGCTGGTTCGCCACGGGCGACATCGGTTCGATGGACGACGACGGGTTCGTCACCATCACCGACCGGAAGAAGGAACTCATCATCACCTCCGGGGGCAAGAACATCGCCCCGACCAAGATCGAGAGCCTGCTCAAGGAACATCCGCTCATCGGCCAGGCCATCGCGATCGGCGACAATCGGCCCTACCTCACGGCGCTCATCGTGCTCGACGACGAGATGGCCCCCTCCTGGGCGGCGGCCCGCGGCATCGAGTCGGACGACCTCGCCACGTTGGCCGAACATCCCGCCGTGCGCGCCGAGATCGACCGGGCGGTCGACGCGGCCAACGAACGGTTGGCCAGGGTGGAGCAGGTGAAACGCTATCGCCTGTTGACCGAAACGTGGACCCCCGACAGCGGCGAACTCACCCCGACACTGAAATTGAAACGCCGTGTCATCGTCGATCGGTACCACTCGGACATCGAAGCGCTCTACCGGAATTGA
- a CDS encoding MFS transporter yields the protein MSDALRNREFRALWFAEAQSVLGDHLTTVALSIVVYGRTGSALWAAVVYALTFLPALAGGLGLSQIADRRPRKTVLVVSFVMQAVFVGTMAIPGTPLAVLVTLVVLARLAGAPANAAQNALTREVFADDELYLRSQDLRGITTNIGMLIGLGGGGLLVTSLGPSWALALDALTFLVAAALVQFSVRQRPVPGDPGDGWFSAVRWVWGQRRLRVLLALSWLVGLAVIPEGLAAPLAHQIGASEQAVGWLLAADPVGFILGTFVLSRFVSAQNRKRIMGVLATLAAAVLIGFAATPTLPFALLLLMLAGAAGAYIITVGATFITWVPNELRGGAGGVYRTGLRVAQGLGVALGGVIADLVGSATFTIALAGMAGVVLTIPVAVSWARILKTQ from the coding sequence ATGAGCGACGCTCTCCGCAACCGGGAGTTCCGTGCCCTGTGGTTCGCGGAGGCCCAATCAGTCCTCGGCGACCATCTGACGACGGTGGCGTTGTCCATCGTGGTGTACGGCCGCACGGGTTCGGCGTTATGGGCAGCCGTGGTGTACGCGCTGACCTTCCTGCCCGCTCTCGCGGGTGGTCTCGGACTCTCCCAGATCGCCGACAGACGGCCCCGGAAAACCGTGCTCGTCGTGTCCTTCGTCATGCAGGCGGTGTTCGTGGGGACCATGGCGATCCCCGGAACACCGCTGGCCGTGCTGGTCACGCTGGTCGTGTTGGCCCGGCTGGCCGGAGCACCGGCCAACGCGGCACAAAACGCGTTGACCAGGGAGGTCTTCGCCGACGACGAGCTGTACCTGCGCAGTCAGGACCTGCGGGGTATCACCACCAACATCGGCATGCTCATCGGTCTCGGCGGCGGGGGGTTGCTGGTCACGTCGCTCGGCCCCTCGTGGGCGCTGGCCCTTGACGCCCTGACCTTCCTCGTGGCCGCGGCGCTCGTGCAATTCTCGGTGCGACAGCGTCCCGTTCCCGGCGACCCTGGCGACGGTTGGTTCAGCGCCGTGCGATGGGTATGGGGACAACGCCGCTTACGAGTGTTGCTGGCGCTGTCCTGGTTGGTGGGCCTCGCGGTGATCCCCGAAGGGCTCGCCGCTCCACTCGCCCACCAGATCGGCGCCTCAGAACAGGCCGTGGGGTGGTTGTTGGCCGCTGATCCCGTGGGCTTCATCCTCGGGACGTTCGTGCTTTCCCGGTTCGTCTCAGCCCAGAACCGCAAGCGCATCATGGGCGTGCTGGCCACACTGGCCGCAGCGGTCCTCATCGGTTTCGCAGCGACCCCCACTCTGCCCTTCGCTCTGTTGCTGTTGATGCTCGCTGGCGCCGCGGGTGCCTACATCATCACCGTGGGCGCCACCTTCATCACGTGGGTCCCCAACGAGTTACGCGGAGGCGCGGGCGGCGTCTACCGCACCGGCCTCCGCGTCGCACAGGGTTTGGGTGTCGCACTCGGCGGCGTGATCGCGGATCTCGTCGGATCCGCGACGTTCACGATCGCCCTCGCCGGAATGGCGGGTGTCGTACTCACGATCCCGGTCGCCGTGTCCTGGGCGCGCATCCTGAAGACCCAGTGA
- a CDS encoding GGDEF domain-containing protein encodes MEVLSVGGFAAAFAHSPQPTGSDWLEFTILAAGATVHIQLTRRQEERRRNRTKTVLIDLTAVWVFPATLVLPATVAVLLVVVIRIQRWFVARRPAHNFIYSSLAHGLAAALANLCYMAMGPRDWTTLTAAESLREFGLILATALVYEGVQVLYVGGILALGSPSPTVRTVLGSKADNLLEAITTGLGAVTAVLVVTMPPAVAIMAVVTVVFNRLAELDQLQDAVVTDPKTGLLNMRGWTESAERALNRVRRSGSTLAVLMVDLDHFKQINDTFGHPAGDDALAAVANALSSVTRPADLVGRFGGEEFLLLLPNADAAAAELAAERVRTTIAALRIPTTDKRGAQVTISGRTASIGIAVFPRHADDLDGLLQAADTAVYDAKEAGRNRISFAPVPH; translated from the coding sequence ATGGAAGTGTTGTCGGTGGGCGGGTTCGCGGCGGCGTTCGCCCACTCGCCTCAGCCCACCGGCTCGGACTGGCTCGAGTTCACCATCCTCGCGGCCGGCGCGACAGTACACATACAATTGACCCGCCGCCAAGAAGAACGGCGTCGGAACCGTACGAAGACCGTCCTCATCGACCTCACCGCCGTATGGGTTTTCCCGGCGACGTTGGTGCTTCCCGCCACGGTCGCCGTGTTGTTGGTCGTCGTCATCCGGATCCAGCGTTGGTTCGTCGCGCGGAGACCCGCACACAATTTCATTTATTCGTCCCTTGCGCACGGTCTTGCGGCCGCATTGGCCAATCTCTGCTACATGGCGATGGGGCCCCGCGACTGGACCACGTTGACCGCGGCTGAGTCACTGCGGGAATTCGGGCTCATCCTGGCCACGGCCCTGGTGTACGAAGGAGTGCAGGTCCTCTACGTCGGCGGGATCCTCGCTCTCGGCTCTCCCTCCCCGACCGTCCGAACGGTCCTGGGCAGCAAGGCCGACAACCTGCTGGAGGCCATCACCACCGGACTCGGAGCCGTGACCGCGGTACTGGTGGTCACCATGCCCCCCGCCGTGGCGATCATGGCGGTGGTGACCGTGGTGTTCAACCGACTCGCCGAACTCGACCAGCTGCAGGACGCGGTCGTCACCGACCCCAAGACAGGTCTGCTCAACATGCGCGGCTGGACGGAGTCGGCCGAGCGCGCCCTCAATCGTGTCCGGCGCTCGGGGAGCACACTCGCCGTGCTCATGGTGGATCTCGACCACTTCAAACAAATCAACGACACGTTCGGACATCCTGCGGGGGACGACGCGCTCGCCGCGGTGGCGAATGCGCTGTCCAGCGTCACCCGGCCCGCCGACCTCGTCGGTCGGTTCGGCGGCGAGGAGTTCCTGCTGCTGCTTCCCAACGCCGATGCCGCGGCCGCCGAACTCGCGGCAGAACGGGTCCGGACCACCATCGCCGCGTTGCGAATCCCCACCACCGACAAACGAGGTGCCCAGGTCACCATCAGTGGTCGCACGGCGTCCATCGGTATAGCGGTGTTCCCTCGACACGCCGACGACCTCGACGGCCTGCTCCAGGCCGCGGACACGGCGGTGTACGACGCGAAGGAAGCCGGACGTAACCGCATCAGCTTCGCACCCGTACCGCATTGA
- a CDS encoding phospholipase A2 → MSVRRRPHARCRNLLGGATRLLVLMFVVVGFGLAASRSPAVPETGPAEGDVADAERAIEALLDPDRSAEALTLLPSDFTVVTGVRVGTQPALDGTVRAVHVGGGCSAPWGDDSTRWDFGTPCRSHDLGYDLLRYAEKKGSPLEPDLREALDERLSEDMYATCDINPQESRSLCRGVAAIYTAGLVVNSWHQRWGPPVGEPVLPLLAGVVAIGVLLWHRLRDRLLSAPARTPRARPERTDRKSPVLFATPWTLLGVGSVGVLVLGESGVALAQWAGAPPSWLWPLTWIAQTAVVFFFAVGHTNAATWNAIVRAGGGVRAYLAHRAGWLLQLALVFAIVAFALPLALELLRVPPSTIDAVVRVALHPLWLLGFYLLTVFLTPAMPALQRRIPRLLPVTLTVLLAGTEWLSTRTTSSWPHHVGTLALALLAQHAAFAHRNGFVPSRLQLALSGGAAFGALVLGVVTGALPFAMLGLAEAPPALAGPTTSVLLIGLVQLSLLGLFRSRLMRTAHRPELLRAAGLVSRVPMSLYLLFLVAVLLLVSAVYLPRFGLDLGRFVQPRAVLAVALLVGPAVLVFFGFERHVWHRPHLVPMWNPAQHGLDRVLSHTATAAGLGFAVIGLFGFALTTLGTELSGLQGLLLDPVQSLVQLLLGMSLLHSVRTGSTNAPSTWVLTAAACIPPLLSVTATSSPDTLGLAVHTSACLLAAAAAAVTTAAALTSPGRRAKV, encoded by the coding sequence ATGTCCGTCCGCCGGAGACCGCATGCACGCTGCCGGAATCTGCTGGGCGGTGCCACCCGACTTCTCGTGTTGATGTTCGTGGTGGTGGGCTTCGGACTCGCGGCATCACGTTCCCCCGCCGTCCCCGAGACAGGTCCCGCCGAGGGGGACGTGGCCGACGCCGAACGAGCCATCGAGGCGCTTCTCGACCCCGACCGATCCGCGGAGGCACTGACCCTGCTGCCCTCCGACTTCACAGTGGTCACGGGGGTCCGAGTCGGGACACAGCCCGCGCTCGACGGCACGGTCAGAGCCGTGCACGTCGGGGGCGGATGTTCCGCACCGTGGGGCGACGACAGCACCCGGTGGGACTTCGGCACGCCATGCCGCTCCCATGACCTCGGCTACGACCTGTTGCGCTACGCCGAGAAGAAAGGCAGTCCGCTCGAGCCGGACCTGCGGGAAGCACTCGATGAGCGGTTGTCCGAGGACATGTACGCCACGTGCGACATCAACCCGCAGGAATCACGGTCCCTGTGCCGAGGTGTCGCCGCGATCTACACGGCCGGACTCGTGGTGAACTCCTGGCACCAACGCTGGGGGCCACCCGTCGGCGAGCCCGTGTTGCCACTGCTGGCGGGTGTGGTGGCCATCGGGGTCCTCCTGTGGCACCGACTCCGTGACCGCCTCCTGTCCGCACCGGCCCGCACACCGCGAGCACGTCCGGAACGGACGGACCGGAAAAGTCCGGTGCTGTTCGCCACCCCTTGGACACTCCTCGGCGTCGGCAGTGTGGGAGTCCTCGTCCTCGGGGAGTCGGGGGTGGCGTTGGCCCAGTGGGCGGGAGCTCCCCCCTCCTGGCTATGGCCACTGACCTGGATCGCGCAGACCGCGGTGGTGTTCTTCTTCGCGGTGGGCCACACCAACGCCGCGACCTGGAACGCGATCGTCCGCGCAGGCGGTGGCGTCCGCGCCTATCTGGCCCACCGGGCCGGCTGGCTGCTGCAACTGGCGCTGGTGTTCGCGATCGTCGCCTTCGCCCTGCCCTTGGCGTTGGAATTGCTGCGCGTGCCCCCCTCGACCATCGACGCGGTGGTGCGGGTCGCGCTGCATCCGCTGTGGTTGCTCGGCTTCTACCTCCTCACGGTGTTCCTCACCCCGGCGATGCCGGCTCTGCAGCGACGAATACCCCGCCTGCTTCCCGTGACACTGACGGTCCTGCTAGCGGGGACTGAATGGCTGAGTACCCGCACGACCTCGTCATGGCCCCACCACGTCGGGACGTTGGCGCTCGCGCTGCTGGCCCAACACGCCGCGTTCGCCCATCGAAACGGCTTCGTACCTTCTCGTCTGCAGTTGGCCCTCAGCGGCGGGGCCGCGTTCGGCGCCTTGGTACTCGGTGTCGTGACGGGTGCGCTGCCCTTCGCGATGCTCGGGCTCGCCGAGGCCCCTCCCGCACTGGCGGGTCCGACGACGTCCGTGCTGCTGATCGGATTGGTGCAGCTTTCCCTCCTCGGGCTGTTCCGCTCCCGGCTGATGCGGACAGCGCACCGCCCGGAACTTCTGCGTGCGGCGGGTCTCGTCTCCCGCGTGCCGATGAGCTTGTACCTGCTCTTCCTCGTCGCCGTGCTGCTGCTCGTCTCGGCCGTCTACCTACCCCGTTTCGGCCTCGATCTCGGCCGGTTCGTGCAACCCCGCGCGGTGTTGGCCGTCGCGCTGCTCGTAGGCCCCGCCGTACTGGTGTTTTTCGGTTTCGAGCGGCACGTCTGGCACCGCCCTCACCTAGTGCCGATGTGGAATCCCGCACAGCATGGTCTCGACCGTGTGCTGTCCCACACCGCGACCGCCGCCGGACTGGGCTTCGCGGTCATCGGGCTCTTCGGTTTCGCACTCACCACACTCGGCACCGAATTGTCCGGTTTGCAGGGACTTCTGCTCGATCCGGTGCAGAGTCTGGTGCAACTGTTGCTGGGGATGTCGTTGTTGCACAGCGTGCGCACGGGTTCCACGAACGCCCCCAGCACATGGGTACTCACCGCCGCCGCCTGCATTCCACCGTTGCTGTCGGTGACCGCGACGTCCTCTCCCGACACACTCGGCCTAGCCGTGCACACCTCAGCCTGCCTGCTTGCCGCTGCCGCCGCTGCCGTGACGACGGCGGCCGCGCTGACATCGCCCGGTCGGCGAGCGAAGGTCTGA
- a CDS encoding LCP family protein has protein sequence MVSVLVLTITGYAWAAMKGLVDGLTMADVIGEDTGELPADGARDILLVGMDSRVDAQGNPLPQDMLAKLNAGVADGELNTDTLILVHIPNDGRKAVALSLPRDSYVNIPGFGQHKINSAYARGKAAAKERLRQEGVTDEQELEVRSNQEGAKTLIATVEALTGQTVDNYASINLLGFYEITNAVGGVEVCLNQATRDPYSGANFKAGRQSISGVDALAFVRQRHGLLRGDLDRVVRQQVFLAGLANKVLSAGTLTDPGKLERLTEAIKKSVVVNKGWDILSFAQQMKDFTGGQIEFHTIPIENPEFETPDGLAIKINPSEVRNFVAKLSGRKAEASPTPAPEEITVDIYNTSNIQGLASSVSEALVAQGFTQGEVANDTPRQSSVVQSASGERSSAEAVAAALGREIAVEENPDVSPGHVRVLLAPDYQQNGNSTPGAPAGGGNTPGTSVTGAPRQAGEEAAEQPITADGVTCVN, from the coding sequence ATGGTCTCCGTGCTGGTGTTGACCATCACCGGCTACGCCTGGGCGGCCATGAAAGGTTTGGTGGACGGCCTCACGATGGCGGACGTCATCGGGGAGGACACGGGTGAGCTACCGGCGGACGGGGCGCGTGACATCCTCCTCGTCGGCATGGACAGCCGGGTCGACGCACAGGGCAACCCGCTGCCGCAGGACATGCTGGCCAAACTGAACGCCGGTGTCGCCGACGGCGAGCTCAACACCGACACGTTGATCCTGGTGCACATCCCCAACGACGGCCGCAAGGCGGTGGCGTTGTCACTGCCGAGGGATTCGTACGTCAACATCCCCGGCTTCGGCCAACACAAGATCAACTCAGCGTATGCGCGGGGTAAGGCCGCCGCGAAGGAACGGTTACGCCAGGAAGGCGTCACCGACGAGCAGGAACTCGAGGTCCGTAGCAACCAGGAGGGCGCCAAGACCCTCATCGCGACGGTCGAAGCGCTCACGGGACAGACCGTCGACAACTACGCCTCGATCAACTTGTTGGGGTTCTACGAGATCACCAACGCCGTCGGCGGTGTCGAGGTGTGCCTGAACCAGGCGACCCGTGACCCGTATTCGGGCGCGAACTTCAAGGCCGGCAGGCAGTCGATCTCCGGAGTGGACGCGTTGGCGTTCGTGCGACAACGACACGGACTGCTACGCGGAGACCTCGACCGAGTCGTACGCCAGCAGGTGTTCCTGGCCGGATTGGCCAACAAGGTGTTGTCGGCGGGCACGCTCACGGACCCGGGGAAGTTGGAGCGACTGACCGAGGCCATCAAGAAATCGGTCGTGGTGAACAAGGGCTGGGACATCCTGTCGTTCGCCCAACAGATGAAGGATTTCACCGGTGGCCAGATCGAGTTCCACACCATCCCGATCGAGAATCCGGAATTCGAGACTCCGGACGGACTCGCCATCAAGATCAACCCCAGTGAGGTGCGGAATTTCGTGGCGAAGCTCTCCGGCAGGAAAGCCGAGGCGTCACCGACCCCCGCCCCCGAGGAGATCACCGTCGACATCTACAACACGTCGAACATCCAAGGCCTGGCCAGCAGTGTCTCGGAGGCACTGGTCGCACAGGGTTTCACGCAGGGCGAGGTGGCCAACGACACGCCGCGACAAAGCAGTGTGGTGCAGTCCGCCTCCGGTGAGCGGTCCTCCGCGGAGGCGGTGGCCGCGGCGTTGGGTAGGGAGATCGCCGTGGAGGAGAACCCGGACGTCAGTCCCGGCCACGTACGCGTTCTGCTCGCCCCCGACTATCAGCAAAACGGTAACTCCACGCCGGGCGCTCCCGCCGGAGGCGGCAACACACCCGGGACCTCGGTGACGGGAGCCCCTCGACAAGCCGGTGAGGAGGCGGCCGAACAACCGATCACAGCCGATGGTGTGACGTGTGTGAACTGA
- a CDS encoding helix-turn-helix domain-containing protein, translated as MLIDTDAYQRILGEELRKLRTERGWTRKELGEKLQSGISLQTLATYELGTRQCSVVRLAELCLALDELPQNLLARVHNRLFAHENGQVRVNLADVVADEQPELLPLRRWARGRLAAGGSADVRFDRTTLEQLAALCGLRTEELLTRLKKLSAAAL; from the coding sequence CTGTTGATCGACACCGACGCTTACCAGAGGATCCTGGGCGAGGAGCTGCGCAAGCTGCGGACCGAGCGCGGTTGGACCCGTAAGGAATTGGGCGAGAAGCTCCAGAGCGGTATCTCACTGCAGACTCTGGCGACCTACGAACTGGGCACCCGACAGTGCTCGGTGGTCCGGTTGGCCGAGCTCTGTCTCGCGCTGGACGAACTTCCGCAGAACCTGCTCGCTCGCGTCCACAACAGGCTGTTCGCCCACGAGAACGGTCAGGTGCGGGTCAACCTGGCCGACGTCGTCGCGGACGAACAACCCGAGCTCCTGCCACTGCGCCGTTGGGCGAGAGGCAGGCTCGCCGCGGGCGGCTCCGCGGACGTCCGATTCGACCGGACCACGCTGGAACAGCTCGCGGCGCTGTGTGGCCTACGCACCGAGGAGCTACTCACCCGGCTGAAGAAGCTGTCAGCCGCCGCCCTGTAG
- a CDS encoding flavin-containing monooxygenase, with protein MGNRTETGVVVVGTGFSGLGMAIQLIKDGREDFVVLEKADEVGGTWRDNTYPGCACDVQSHMYSFSFEQNPHWSRSFSPQPEILDYLRGVATKYGLYRYIRFGQEMTGARWDTDEHRWHVTTASGDEFVARYLVCGVGALHIPQIPQLPGIERFKGTTFHSARWDHDYDLRGKRVAVIGTGASAIQFVPKIAEQVRELHLFQRTPPWVMPKPDRAMPEWAKRLFERVPLAQRVYRDLIYWSLELRAVGFNGDPRIMKFAQKIAERHIEKSISDPVLRAKLTPDYVMGCKRVLISNDYYPALARDNVEVVTDGIAEVTETGIIDKAGTEREVDAIIYGTGFRVTDAFDDLDIVGAHGVNLGKQWAEQGMQTHLGITVTGYPNLFFLLGPNTGLGHNSVVFMIEQQIRYIAEAIRYVEDHGADAIEVRADTQAQFNADIQRKLAKGVWTRGGCTSWYLDSQGVNRTIWPGFTWRYWMRTRKLEPGDFRLHRRVSAATGRRLTASSAG; from the coding sequence ATGGGTAATCGCACCGAGACCGGTGTGGTCGTCGTCGGAACCGGATTCTCCGGCCTCGGCATGGCGATCCAGTTGATCAAAGACGGACGGGAGGACTTCGTCGTGCTGGAGAAAGCCGACGAGGTCGGCGGTACGTGGCGCGACAACACCTATCCCGGCTGTGCGTGCGACGTCCAGTCCCACATGTACTCGTTCTCGTTCGAACAGAATCCGCACTGGTCGCGCTCCTTCTCACCGCAGCCGGAGATCCTCGATTACCTGCGCGGCGTCGCGACGAAGTACGGACTCTACCGGTACATCCGCTTCGGTCAGGAGATGACGGGAGCGCGCTGGGACACCGACGAACACCGCTGGCACGTTACAACGGCGAGCGGTGACGAGTTCGTGGCCCGCTACCTCGTGTGCGGGGTGGGGGCGTTGCACATCCCGCAGATTCCCCAGCTGCCCGGGATCGAACGGTTCAAGGGGACGACGTTCCACTCGGCCCGGTGGGACCACGATTACGACCTGCGGGGCAAACGGGTCGCCGTGATCGGAACCGGCGCCAGCGCCATCCAGTTCGTGCCCAAGATCGCGGAACAGGTGCGGGAACTGCACCTGTTCCAGCGCACACCGCCGTGGGTGATGCCGAAGCCGGACCGTGCCATGCCCGAGTGGGCCAAACGTCTGTTCGAGCGTGTGCCACTCGCTCAGCGCGTCTACCGGGACCTGATCTACTGGTCGCTGGAGCTGCGGGCCGTCGGCTTCAACGGTGATCCGCGCATCATGAAATTCGCGCAGAAGATCGCGGAGCGCCATATCGAGAAGAGCATCTCCGACCCGGTGTTGCGGGCCAAGCTCACGCCCGACTATGTGATGGGCTGCAAACGTGTGCTGATCTCCAACGACTACTATCCGGCGCTGGCGCGCGACAACGTCGAAGTCGTCACCGACGGTATCGCCGAGGTCACCGAGACCGGCATCATCGACAAGGCCGGGACGGAACGCGAAGTGGACGCCATCATCTACGGGACCGGCTTCCGCGTCACCGACGCCTTCGACGACCTCGACATCGTCGGCGCGCATGGCGTCAACCTCGGCAAGCAATGGGCCGAGCAGGGCATGCAGACCCACCTCGGCATCACGGTCACCGGCTACCCGAACCTGTTCTTCCTCCTCGGCCCCAACACCGGGCTCGGGCACAACTCGGTGGTCTTCATGATCGAGCAGCAGATCCGCTACATCGCCGAGGCCATACGTTACGTGGAGGACCACGGGGCCGACGCCATCGAGGTCCGTGCCGACACGCAGGCCCAGTTCAACGCCGACATCCAGCGCAAGCTCGCGAAAGGCGTCTGGACGCGTGGTGGCTGCACCAGCTGGTATCTCGACTCGCAGGGCGTCAACCGCACCATATGGCCAGGCTTCACCTGGCGGTACTGGATGCGGACCCGCAAGCTCGAACCCGGTGATTTCCGGCTCCACCGGCGGGTCTCGGCCGCTACAGGGCGGCGGCTGACAGCTTCTTCAGCCGGGTGA
- a CDS encoding TetR/AcrR family transcriptional regulator yields MPRAERERQMIEVAESVFAERGYAAASMDEIAERVGVSKPMLYEYFQSKEGLLLACIQAARAELREATEKSVLGTTTAEDALRQGLLAFFTFARDRRQAWSLLRHEMSLIGTSAAEELEATRRQQTDLIAHLMSSYLNVSDLALTQAMAEFVVGGCERLAIWCEQNEEITPIAATDYAMNLLWGGLRHLSQH; encoded by the coding sequence ATGCCGCGCGCCGAACGCGAGCGGCAGATGATCGAGGTCGCCGAAAGCGTGTTCGCCGAACGCGGCTACGCCGCCGCGTCGATGGACGAGATCGCCGAACGGGTCGGCGTCTCGAAACCGATGCTGTACGAGTACTTCCAGTCGAAGGAAGGCCTACTGCTCGCCTGCATCCAGGCCGCCCGCGCGGAGCTACGCGAGGCCACCGAGAAGTCCGTGCTGGGCACGACAACGGCGGAAGACGCGCTCCGCCAGGGCCTTTTGGCGTTCTTCACCTTCGCGCGCGACCGCAGGCAGGCGTGGTCGCTGCTGCGCCACGAGATGAGCCTGATCGGCACCTCGGCCGCCGAGGAGCTCGAAGCCACCCGTCGGCAACAGACCGACCTGATCGCGCACCTCATGAGCAGCTACCTGAACGTCTCGGACCTCGCACTCACGCAGGCGATGGCGGAGTTCGTGGTCGGCGGCTGTGAACGGCTGGCCATCTGGTGTGAGCAAAACGAGGAAATCACACCGATTGCCGCAACGGACTATGCCATGAACCTGCTGTGGGGCGGCCTCCGTCACCTCTCGCAGCACTGA
- a CDS encoding DUF3618 domain-containing protein translates to MARDPETIERDIEKAREALAATLDRISEKADPKQLADSARSTVQAKLDEPKIKYPLIGAGLLLGVLLLRKLLR, encoded by the coding sequence GTGGCGCGCGACCCGGAAACGATCGAACGCGACATTGAGAAGGCCAGGGAGGCGCTTGCGGCCACCCTGGACCGCATCAGCGAGAAGGCGGATCCGAAACAGCTCGCCGACTCGGCGCGGAGCACTGTCCAGGCCAAGCTCGACGAGCCGAAGATCAAATACCCGCTGATCGGTGCGGGGCTGCTACTCGGTGTTCTGCTGCTGCGCAAACTCTTGCGCTGA